The window TACCCGAGTCCTCCCGcgcggggcgggggcgggggcggccCCCGAATATAAGAACAATGAACATAAGAGTGGGGTAAAGAGTGGTATGCGGGTGCTTACCGGTCGTGCGCGTCGGCGACGGTGGCGCAGGAGGTGGTCTCGGTGAGGCCGTAGCCGGTGACCACGTCGCAGCACAGGCACACGCGCACCTGCGCGTGCGTGTCGGGCGACAGCGGCGCGCCGCCCGAGATCATCAGCCGCATGCGCCCGCCCAGCAGCGCCGACACTTTAGAGAACATCTGCACAAACGGGACACGAGATTAAGACGAACCGGGAGCTGagctttaaatattttttctcaaaaatggactgcaaagtcgactttgccatctaaaaaataggtcgcgaagcgcgtagtttatggttagtcaaaaattaaaaagttaaaaacattgcagtctcgattttgggactgcaatgttgcatacaaattccattatttgtcgaattccaaactttttaaaagttgatatgaccatatcaaatgaaggcacaggcccattaaacagccaaacagatgattagtaccgcgactatttagatgtctcaaataggttggcgtatatttggcagaaaaatacacttctattttttttattaaaaaaataaaaaggcggcaagggctttttctgtcaaaatatacatgcaagaacgttgcttttgtaaaatatttctatgatatttatatttcttgcaccatttttgagaaaagcactatatatgactcggctggaaggctacttgctggcttcggattcaattaaacggactcccaaggtcgtccgtttaaaacgaatcctcagcctgcaagtagctacttccgagcctcgacaataatgtactataggtaaatatacccgtctcgctaacggaagcgactcctaaaactagtgcaatAAGAACAAAGCGAAAAATCCCGCATAAAAATCCCAAAAATCGAGGTtatgtactcgactgtttcctcctccaaaacttaaccaatcctaaccaaacttcgaaatctaaatgattatgaaattatccgtatcggaccgttttgctttttggctaattgatatcagttttgaatactacgcttctcattgcggcatagtcaattaagCCATTTTGGCCGTTTTTGAAGGACTCTAGCaccttaaaaaacaaacaaaaaaaacccAAAACGGTCTGATACGgatatattgacaatattaatctgcgttgaaaaaaatcattactctaGCGTCAAAACCCACAgaagaaacagtcgagtacgtttgtatggagaaatgaccactcctgttgacTCTTAATAAGGACCAGTTACACCAACCACATTTGGCGGACTGATCGAAACCACTCAGCAGTCAACTAttaaacttcccatacaatatagcgaacgctttaacggtgacagactgTTTGGTGCAACCGTCCCTAACACCCTCTGAACGCCACGCCAAATCATTTGAGTTTAAATCCTAGTGGGAATACACGAACGTTGATGTTAAACTGTAGCCGCGTTATTTGACATATTTGGCGGTGAATGACcttgtacaatttgtacaaGGTGAGCGCTTCAATTTTAAAACGCCTATAACTTATCTGAATTTAATGTATCATTAGGTAAATCTAACAAACCCTTATGATGACATttgcttttgttagaaagggtaAAAACAGAGGTTAGCTAAGTTTTAAGAATACGCGGATTGATGTACAATAAATCAATAATACACATCTTTTGACTGATGCATGGATGAAAATGCCACTTACAAATTTATTAAGCAGAGGAGTATCATATCCACGTCGCATCCAGGTGAGCTTGTAGGTGTAGGCCCACTTGAAGGCAGCAGCCGCCATGGGTCCCGAGCGGGTTACTTTATCCGTGATGCCCTTGCTGATGCGGTCCATGATTAGCTACACAACAataaagttaattaaaaaaagtttaaaaatgttGATCTCGATTGACACAGTTGTTTTTCGTTATAAAGTCTTTTTTCGTTCAATTCAGTTTAAgaattttaaaaattttaaaacgtACCCTGTGTCATCCGCatcataaaaaccgggcaagtgcgagtcggactcgcgcacgaagggttccgtaccataaagcaaaaaaaaaacggaaaaaaatgcaaaaagaaaacggtcacccatccaagtactgaccactaagtacggaaccctaaaaatgaatcgATTGACATTTTATTGGTGATAACATGACACAGACATAACCACATATAGTAGGAGAGCCTAAGAGGGAATTTTTGTAATTACTCGAGCATGTCAGAAGTTATATAATTTGTCTAAAATAGAGAAAGTAAAAAACTTAGATCACTCACAGGTACAGTGGTCATGCAGGTAGGCTTCAGCACGGTGGCGTCTCCCTTCGTGCCCTTCATGATCTTGCTCGACGAGTCCAACATGGTCAGCGGAGTGGAGTAACCGATCGGGACGCCTGAAATTAacgaataattaaataaaagcgTCACTGAATTGACATGTTGCAGTAAAACCGGCGTATGCAGAGCCGGTGCCATGCTAaagatatacatacatagtacatacatacaaacatcaCTGGATtgtgctctagtttcctaggaaagcggtgccgtcatatagcggccgtctctatacaaatactacgacatccatatttagtcgtattatttagtatggagacggccgctatatgacggcaccgctatcctagggaAACCAATCTTTAATGAACCAAAAAgtatcttggcctctgacacaagtgAACGCCACTTTGCTCtgttctgcgccacttcacttCAGCCCAAGACCTGTCCGCACTCGAAATACCCAACTGGAGTGAATGCTAAAGGTATGGTAAGGTAAAAATGTAACTCACCAGCGATGATGCAAAGACTCTCGGCGAGCAGCTCAAATACGTGCGCCAGCGGCAAGAAACCCATCAGCACGTCGCtataaaaacaatacaaattataaacaATATAAACCACATTATTAAAGTACTTATACATAGACAAGCGAAGGAAGGTAGTGCTTACGTCCAATggtgggattagttgtcaagcggaccccaggctcccatgagccgtggcaaaatgccgggataacgccaggaagaagaagaagacatagAAAGGCGAAGGTGTCTTTCATCGACGTCGTTTTTCACTAAtaacatatacagggtgttactgaccatagggctttaaatccagggctcgattctactcgctaaactgagctacttttattatggcaccaactccgaatttttttttttactttttcatacattttggctgatcagatgtcgacgttttctatggaaaagccaaaaaaaattccccgattttagggttggtcccatagtaaaagtaccTCAAGCCCTGGAGCCCtcaaatcaagccctggaattaaagccccatggtcagacacatactgtatagcTACAAGACGCAATGGCTTTTTAGGTTAGTGGTTTGTTGTGCGACAATTCCAGTTGCGTGAACACCGTTCAAGAATTTATTTGTGATCTTATTTTCATATAATCTGTCTAGCATCCGATTTTTCTATGAATCTACTATAATTGTTTCGGAAAGCAAGCCAATACCTTTCATAAATGGGCACGGCGTCGACGAAAGCCTTGAGAGTGGACAGCATGTTGCGGTGGGAGAGGATGACGCCCTTAGGCACCCCGGTGGAGCCCGACGTGTACATGATGATGGCGGTGTCCGCGGCCGACGGCGGGACCGACTCTGTGGACAAAATGACAGTGTTATGAATGGTAAGAGCAACCCAAGACAGAACTTTTTCCTTTTCCAGAACATCCCCACAATGCCTTCTTTGTATTCCTTAGTATCCATGGATTTCAACGTCTTCCATATAGGTAATAGTATCAACCAGGGGTCTTTTGGCCAAGATCTTCTTGAACTTGGGAAGCAGTTCGTGTGTGGTGATAACAGTGGAGACTTCTGTCTGAATTAGGTGTCTATATAGATATAAAGTACTCACCAATTTTGGAGAATTTCCCCTTTTCCAGAACATCCTTATATGCCACAATCCTAATGCCCTCTTTGTATCCCTTAGTATCAGTAGACTTGAGCTGGTCTTCCATGTAGATGATGGTGTCGACCAGGGGTGTTTTAGCCAGGATCTTCTTGAACTTGGGCAGCAGTTCGTGTGTGGTGATGACGGTGGAGACTTCTGTCTCGTTGATGCCGTGCGCGATGGCGTCGTCGCCGAGGGTCGCGTAGATGGTTACCACtgtggaaaaaaattatattaagtattattataGATTATCAAGCATTTTGATAGAAAATTGGTTAGAGCGTACTTCGGACTCAATGGTGAATTGATCTATAACGTTTTATTGCAGTCCTTGGGAAGTTGATTATAAACTTTTTGAGGTTTTATTTTCTGGACAacgcaataaaataatatttatttatcattcttAATGTGACAGAGATTCAAATAGCGGAACAACTTTTCATGGGTTTAAAGCAATAATTACAAACAGGATATGTCGTTCGCGCATCTATAGACTCATTTGCGGATCTGGAGAAATAAGCGCGCAACCCAGCTCTCCAAGTCCAACCGCGACTAAATTCTATTTCCTATAGTTTATGTATAAATACCGGGAATGCTCTGTTTGAAGCAGCCGTGGGCAGCGACCATCCACTCGGCGCGCGTCTCGGCGAACATGACCACGTTGCGCCGCGGCGCGCAGCCCAGCTCGCGCAGCCCGGCCGCGAACAGGCTCGCCTCGTTCTCCACGTCCGTGTACGACCGCCACGTATATGACCCCATCTTGAACTGGAAATGTATACATACGTTAAGATCGTGGCCATGAGAACTCTTACTAGTAAATGAAAAGATAAAGTATGTTTCCAAAGCTGCTGTTGGATATCATGGGAGAAAATACCACAAAGTAAAGTCGCAAATGAATTAACATTATTTGAAAGAAATGAATCCGGTCTGTACATACACATGATCGGAATTTTCTTCGattacaaaatttacaaatatCACGTCTACGAAGTCGCAAATTTCTGATCTCCATTTGAAGAGTTTTTACATTTTAGGGGTCATAGGTGTCTAAAAGCATATCATGCCATGCCTAAAAGATTACGACTATAACGTTATTACAATTATTCTGTGTAAGTATATGTAAACACGTATTAACTAATACAGATCGATCGGCCGGTCGAGCGTGGGAATGCTCTCCCGTGTCTCTTGTGAGGCTTCGCATCTCGCAATCCGCTTTGtcgagtaggtacttactatacTCTAATCCCGTGTGGATAGCACTGATTGATTGGTTTAGTGTGTAACACTAGAGACTGAGCAATGTGAGAGGGTTGGAAATTAGGATACGTTTTTAATGTTAATCTATATATGTCTGATAATTAATCAGTGTGACACTTCAAACCTGCTCTCCATGGTGAGGACAGTGTCGCGCACCATGCGGAGGTGGAGCTCGGTGACTCACCTTCTTGAAGACCCGTCCGTTAGGCTGTGGTTCATCCTCTTCACCTAGCACCGTCCTGGTTCCCAGTGCAGGTTTCTCAGCCCAgcgagcggcggcggcgcgcagcatGCCCTCCATGCTGTGCACGTTGTCGCGCACCATGCGGAGATGGAGCTCGGTGACTCACCTTCTTGAAGACCCGTCCGTTAGGCTGTGGTTCATCCTCTTCACCTAGCACCGTCCTGGTTCCCAGTGCAGGTTTCTCAGCCCAgcgagcggcggcggcgcgcagcatGCCCTCCATGCTAGCACGTTGTCGCGCACCATGCGGAGGTGGAGCTCGGTGACTCACCTTCTTGAAGACCCGTCCGTTAGGCTGTGGTTCATCCTCTTCACCTAGCACCGTCCTGGTTCCCAGTGCAGGTTTCTCAGCCCAgcgagcggcggcggcgcgcagcatGCCCTCCATGCTGTGCACGTTGTCGCGCACCATGCGGAGGTGGAGCTCGGTGACTCACCTTCTTGAAGACCCGTCCGTTAGGCTGTGGTTCATCCTCTTCACCTAGCACCGTCCTGGTTCCCAGTGCAGGTTTCTCAGCCCAGCGAGCGGCGGCGGTGCGCAGCATGCCCTCCATGCTAGCACGTTGTCGCGCACCATGCGGAGGTGGAGCTCGGTG is drawn from Cydia fagiglandana chromosome 4, ilCydFagi1.1, whole genome shotgun sequence and contains these coding sequences:
- the LOC134664042 gene encoding long-chain-fatty-acid--CoA ligase 4 isoform X2; the protein is MKSKHTEMFIDENEVPESWWVSLALKAIRAVALVFDVLTFPVHLVLQRPWRKRAMSRRIKARIIQSSSDSVTVRSVAEPTELHLRMVRDNVLSMEGMLRAAAARWAEKPALGTRTVLGEEDEPQPNGRVFKKFKMGSYTWRSYTDVENEASLFAAGLRELGCAPRRNVVMFAETRAEWMVAAHGCFKQSIPVVTIYATLGDDAIAHGINETEVSTVITTHELLPKFKKILAKTPLVDTIIYMEDQLKSTDTKGYKEGIRIVAYKDVLEKGKFSKIESVPPSAADTAIIMYTSGSTGVPKGVILSHRNMLSTLKAFVDAVPIYESDVLMGFLPLAHVFELLAESLCIIAGVPIGYSTPLTMLDSSSKIMKGTKGDATVLKPTCMTTVPLIMDRISKGITDKVTRSGPMAAAAFKWAYTYKLTWMRRGYDTPLLNKFMFSKVSALLGGRMRLMISGGAPLSPDTHAQVRVCLCCDVVTGYGLTETTSCATVADAHDRSTGRVGAPTTGTDIRLVTWEEGNYRVTNKPFPQGEIVIGGGSVAEGYYRNPEKTREEFFDMEGRRWFRSGDIGELHHDGCIKIIDRKKDLVKLQAGEYVSLGKVEAELKTCPIVENICVYGDSSKNHTVALLVPHPQHLAELAARAGIYEKDFDKLCKNPQVEQLVVKELAEHAKKCGLERFEVPTAVKLCTEVWSPDMGLVTAAFKIKRKDIQDRYKEDIKRMYAS
- the LOC134664042 gene encoding long-chain-fatty-acid--CoA ligase 4 isoform X1, which gives rise to MVRDNVHSMEGMLRAAAARWAEKPALGTRTVLGEEDEPQPNGRVFKKFKMGSYTWRSYTDVENEASLFAAGLRELGCAPRRNVVMFAETRAEWMVAAHGCFKQSIPVVTIYATLGDDAIAHGINETEVSTVITTHELLPKFKKILAKTPLVDTIIYMEDQLKSTDTKGYKEGIRIVAYKDVLEKGKFSKIESVPPSAADTAIIMYTSGSTGVPKGVILSHRNMLSTLKAFVDAVPIYESDVLMGFLPLAHVFELLAESLCIIAGVPIGYSTPLTMLDSSSKIMKGTKGDATVLKPTCMTTVPLIMDRISKGITDKVTRSGPMAAAAFKWAYTYKLTWMRRGYDTPLLNKFMFSKVSALLGGRMRLMISGGAPLSPDTHAQVRVCLCCDVVTGYGLTETTSCATVADAHDRSTGRVGAPTTGTDIRLVTWEEGNYRVTNKPFPQGEIVIGGGSVAEGYYRNPEKTREEFFDMEGRRWFRSGDIGELHHDGCIKIIDRKKDLVKLQAGEYVSLGKVEAELKTCPIVENICVYGDSSKNHTVALLVPHPQHLAELAARAGIYEKDFDKLCKNPQVEQLVVKELAEHAKKCGLERFEVPTAVKLCTEVWSPDMGLVTAAFKIKRKDIQDRYKEDIKRMYAS